CTTGAGCAACAACGCGAGCAGCAAGATGCCGCACAACATCGACCTGCACGCGGTGACGGGCCCGGGCGGCGGTGCGGCGAGCTCCTTCACCTCTCCCGGCAAGAGCAGCCAGTTCACCTTCAAGGCGCTCAACCAGGGCCTCTTCGTCTACCACTGCGCCACGGCGCCGGTGGGCCTGCACGTGGCCAACGGCATGTACGGCCTCATCCTGGTGGAGCCGCCCGAGGGTCTGCCGCCGGTGGACCGCGAGCTGTACGTGATGCAGGGCGACTTCTACACCACGGGCAAGCACGGCGAGCGCGGCCTGCAGCCCTTCGACATGGAGAAGGCCATCGACGAGAAGCCCACCTACGTCGTGTTCAACGGCTCGGAGGGGGCGCTCACCAATTCCGGCGCGCTGAAGGCGAAGGTGGGTGAGAAGGTGCGCATCTTCTTCGGCAACGGTGGCCCCAACCTCACCAGCGGCTTCCACCTCATCGGCGAGGTCTTCGACCGCGTCTACACCGAGGGTGGCAGCCGCTATCAGGAGAACGTGCAGACCACCGTGGTGCCGCCGGGCGGCTCTGCCATCGTGGAGTTCGCCACCGAGGTGCCGGGCAACTACGTGCTCGTGGACCACGCGCTGTTCCGCGCCTTCAACAAGGGCGCGCTGGGCATCATGAGCATCGAGGGCCCGGACGCGAAGGACGTGTACTCGGGCAAGCAGGGCGAGGGCGCCGCGCTCGCCAGCGCCGCTCCCGAGGAGCCCGCGGCGCGCCCGGTGGAGGCCGCCGCCAAGGGGCCGATGACCGCCGAGGCGCTCCGGGCGCAGGGCGAGAAGGTGTTCTCCACCACCTGCGTGAGCTGCCACCAGTCCACGGGCATGGGGCTCCCGGGCGTGTTCCCGCCGCTCGCCAAGAGCGACTTCCTCATGGCGAACAAGACGCGCTCGGTGGAGATCGTGACGCGCGGCCTCACGGGCGCCGTCACGGTGAACGGCACCCAGTACAACTCGGTGATGCCCGCGCAGACGCAGCTGAGCGACGAGGACGTGGCCGCGGTGCTCACCTTCGTGCGCAGCAGCTGGGGCAACAAGGGCGACGCGGTGAGCCCGGTCGAGGTGCAGAAGGTGCGCTCCGCCGGGAGCGCCACGGCCGCCGCCGGGGGGCGCTAGCCATGAAGCGCGGGTACGGCGGGAAGGCAGCAGCGTCCGTTCTCGGGGTGTTCCTCACGCTGGGCACCTCCACCCCCTTCGCGTCCGGCCTCCAGACGGACGCGGCCAAGGTGGGACCGGGGGTGCTGCGCCCGCTGTACCCGTCCTCTCCTGACGAGGCGGAGGTGGCCGTGCAGGCCTTCCTGCTCGACCGCACGCCCGTCACCAACGCGCAGTACCTGGCCTTCGTGCGCAGCAATCCCCGCTGGCAGAAGGGCCAGGTGCCGCGCCTCTTCGTGGACGAGAACTACCTGGCCCTGTGGGCCTCGCCCACGAAGCTCGGGCCCCGCGCGGCGCCCAACGCACCGGTGGTGCACGTGAGCTGGTTCGCGGCGAAGGCCTACTGCGAGGCCCGCGGCGCGCGCCTGCCCACGGAGAACGAGTGGGAGCTCGCGGCGGCCGCGAGCGAGACGCAGCCGGACGCGAGCCGCGACCCGGCCTTCCTCGCGCGCATCCTCGCCTGGTACAGCCGGCCCACGCCGGAGCGGCTGCCGGAGGTGGCGCAGGGCCGGGCGAACTACTGGGGCGTGCAGGACCTGCACGGGCTGGTGTGGGAGTGGGTGCTGGACTTCGGCAACGCGCTGGTGAGCGGCGACAGCCGCGAGAGCGGGGACCCGGACACGATGCGCTTCTGCGGCGCGGGCGCGCTGAGCGCGAAGGACCGCGAGGACTACGCGAGCTTCATGCGGCTCGCGTTCCGCTCCTCGCTGCAGCCCGCCTACACGACGGCGAACCTGGGCTTCCGCTGCGCCCGCTCGCCCGGAGGTGTGCCGTGAAGACTGCGCTGCTGGCCCTGCTGGTTTCCCTCTCTTCTCTGGCGAGCCCTCCCCCGGGCCCTTCGCACGAGACGCTGCCGGCCGCGGCGCCGGCGACGGAGAGCGGCTCGCTCTACCAGCTGCAGGCGCGGCTGGAGGGGAGTGACGGAAAGGTGCTCGCGCTGGACGCGTTTCGCGGTCAGCCGGTGCTGATCAGCCTCTTCTACGGGCGCTGCCCCGCGGCGTGCCCGATGCTCATCGCGCAGCTCAAGCGCATCGAGAAGGCCCTGAGCCCGGAGGCCCGCGCGCAGACGCACGTGGTGCTGGTGAGCCTGGACCCGCAGCAGGACACGCGGGAGATCCTCGCGGGCCTCACGAAGGCTCATCGCCTGGACGCGAGCCGCTGGCACCTGGTGCGCACGGACGAGGGCAAGGTGCAGGAGCTCGCGGCGGTGCTGGGCGTGCGCTACCGCAAGCTCGCGAGCGGGATGATCAACCACTCTACTGTGGTGACGCTGCTGGACCGCGGCGGGAATCCCGTGGCCCGCGTGGACGGGCTCAACCAGCCGCTCGAGGACATCGTCGCGGCGACCGAGGCCGTGGCGAAGCAGCCCGTGAAGTCCGCGCGCCGCTGAGTCAGCGTCCCCTCTCCCTCTGGGCAGGGCAAACGCATCTCAGGTCGAGGGAAGTCCGCCCTTTAGCAGGTGCAGCAGGTAGGCGTCGTTGCGGGCCGCGTGCGCGCGTTTGAGGGCGACGCCGAGGCGCACGCTCTTGTCCTGCTTGAGCAGGACGAGGGCGAGGCGGGTGAGGAGGGCGAGGTTCTCAGCCGCCCGGGCCTCGCGCACGCGCCTGCGGTCCTCACCCATCTGCGCGTCGAGGCTCCAGTGCAGGCCATTCTCCACGCCCCAGTGCCGGCGGATGGCGTGGGCGAGGCGCTTGGCGTGAGGGGGCAGGCTGCTGACGTACGTGTGCCAGGCCACCTCCACGCGTCCGTCCTTCAGGTGCCGCTCGCGGCGCACCAGCACCAGCGTCCTGAGGCCGGGCCAGCTGCAGGGCCAGGCCCTGGGCGACAGCGCCCACGCCTCGCGCACCTCAA
This window of the Aggregicoccus sp. 17bor-14 genome carries:
- a CDS encoding SCO family protein, yielding MKTALLALLVSLSSLASPPPGPSHETLPAAAPATESGSLYQLQARLEGSDGKVLALDAFRGQPVLISLFYGRCPAACPMLIAQLKRIEKALSPEARAQTHVVLVSLDPQQDTREILAGLTKAHRLDASRWHLVRTDEGKVQELAAVLGVRYRKLASGMINHSTVVTLLDRGGNPVARVDGLNQPLEDIVAATEAVAKQPVKSARR
- the nirK gene encoding copper-containing nitrite reductase gives rise to the protein MNLPSSRSLLLTAAAAAALAAGCLSPPDTSSEAPATPQRTQRRTPKAAPLPDTGGSAHGDFGQPVGPPIKALLTDAPQVPPPIHRTKPAKVIVELEVIEKVMKLADGVDYTFWTFGGKVPGKFIRIRQGDTVEFHLSNNASSKMPHNIDLHAVTGPGGGAASSFTSPGKSSQFTFKALNQGLFVYHCATAPVGLHVANGMYGLILVEPPEGLPPVDRELYVMQGDFYTTGKHGERGLQPFDMEKAIDEKPTYVVFNGSEGALTNSGALKAKVGEKVRIFFGNGGPNLTSGFHLIGEVFDRVYTEGGSRYQENVQTTVVPPGGSAIVEFATEVPGNYVLVDHALFRAFNKGALGIMSIEGPDAKDVYSGKQGEGAALASAAPEEPAARPVEAAAKGPMTAEALRAQGEKVFSTTCVSCHQSTGMGLPGVFPPLAKSDFLMANKTRSVEIVTRGLTGAVTVNGTQYNSVMPAQTQLSDEDVAAVLTFVRSSWGNKGDAVSPVEVQKVRSAGSATAAAGGR
- a CDS encoding formylglycine-generating enzyme family protein → MKRGYGGKAAASVLGVFLTLGTSTPFASGLQTDAAKVGPGVLRPLYPSSPDEAEVAVQAFLLDRTPVTNAQYLAFVRSNPRWQKGQVPRLFVDENYLALWASPTKLGPRAAPNAPVVHVSWFAAKAYCEARGARLPTENEWELAAAASETQPDASRDPAFLARILAWYSRPTPERLPEVAQGRANYWGVQDLHGLVWEWVLDFGNALVSGDSRESGDPDTMRFCGAGALSAKDREDYASFMRLAFRSSLQPAYTTANLGFRCARSPGGVP